One bacterium genomic window carries:
- a CDS encoding UvrD-helicase domain-containing protein, whose translation MKKQGYSSSIHPSHLDVKKSLVVSSPAGSGKTQKLAERYVALLGEGVLPERILAITFTEKAAAEMKERILKLLRESAPDLHEALKTKFSRFRISTVHSFALSVLDRFAFDLNLSPSLKILDAPEAELVRDEVLREGLIELGAGEKETSLLVRHLTLMEGWTRLCSRIRSLFQQIPQSYLAFEDVKSPIPQAYDSAWAQLKQEWGEGFWQASGFESIPAPEDEIGHMQGLRRIMPGIAANFLTKQGFLRKRISRNNSHVADKAESFGRYYAVYLVWRSFSLTKGIITLFRHLSLKYEERKRKEKALDFGDLEYKLYWVLYHSHNWSNILMSFDEQTDHILLDEFQDTNGLQWAIASKLVEEWRSGLGAKREIGKTPTLFLVGDVKQSIYLFRGANVEVFERAKRQMKEWMQESFSMVVIRENYRSLPLIVDFVNALFARIMDGKGEDWRTKYEDFSSRRTADDKGHVELLLTNMEPEALTKEQKEAEARNIALRINEIKGKLKVYDKEEGEERERVCRYEDITILLRSRTHLERYEEALQAYGIPFVVVGGTGFYSSLEVILLRQLVAFLSNPCDSLRLYGVLRSELFRLDESRIMNLAFHEGMNLWEKLSISTAPIEKEAFASLLRYSKKVDSEPSSMLVEEILKERGFWSCLNSDQQAENVRKFLRILEGFDEEGLSLIRISERLERMSTRQDEPKAAVNTEGRDAVRIMTIHGAKGLDSKVVFLAGLEEPFSKRKDFLTRREEGERVVFMFTDPLNKEHPEKLLWEAKLAEEQKRLFYVASTRARDALFLSGVWTSKATGWLSYMVEGLGLRETEKGLQLVEAPKGVMVNIKKPPPEHIPEKPEASEVTERKAILERLWQSGEKTYTRVSDEYEENYHESGGLLRFGEIIHVILDRISRGTIEPTQDDIMRGLRSIMLSMGFAPSSIPAYQCRVMEHVELLRASGFLERFITPGENSASEVPFLLREGNNMISGRIDRVLIKPEGLVIIDYKSFPSNFEDSDKLTEQIRCYARAAQEIWKKPLLACYILFTADACLKEVIIE comes from the coding sequence ATGAAGAAACAGGGATATTCAAGCTCAATCCACCCTTCCCACCTGGACGTTAAAAAAAGTCTTGTTGTATCATCACCCGCAGGTTCAGGAAAGACCCAAAAGCTTGCAGAGCGCTATGTGGCGCTTCTTGGGGAAGGAGTGCTGCCTGAGCGTATACTCGCCATTACATTTACTGAAAAAGCGGCAGCAGAGATGAAGGAGCGCATCCTTAAACTGCTCAGAGAGAGCGCTCCCGATTTGCATGAAGCCTTGAAAACCAAGTTCTCACGCTTCAGGATATCGACTGTTCATTCTTTTGCGCTTTCAGTTCTTGACCGTTTTGCCTTCGATTTGAATCTTTCACCAAGCCTTAAGATTCTTGACGCACCTGAAGCGGAACTGGTGAGAGATGAGGTTTTACGTGAGGGGCTTATCGAGTTAGGTGCAGGTGAAAAAGAGACCTCTTTACTGGTCAGACATTTGACTTTAATGGAGGGCTGGACGCGGCTTTGTTCACGAATACGCTCCCTTTTCCAGCAGATTCCGCAGAGTTATCTGGCATTTGAGGATGTTAAATCCCCAATTCCTCAAGCGTACGATTCTGCATGGGCGCAACTTAAACAAGAGTGGGGTGAAGGGTTCTGGCAGGCCTCAGGCTTTGAATCAATTCCTGCTCCGGAAGACGAGATAGGTCATATGCAAGGTTTGAGAAGAATAATGCCCGGCATAGCCGCAAACTTCCTTACGAAACAAGGTTTCTTGCGAAAAAGGATATCAAGAAACAATTCTCATGTAGCCGATAAGGCCGAATCTTTCGGTAGGTATTACGCGGTCTATCTCGTTTGGCGCTCCTTTTCCTTAACTAAAGGGATAATAACGCTCTTTCGCCACTTGTCTTTAAAATATGAAGAGCGGAAGAGAAAGGAGAAGGCGCTTGATTTTGGTGATCTTGAATACAAACTCTACTGGGTTCTCTATCACTCCCACAACTGGTCAAACATTCTGATGAGTTTTGATGAACAAACCGACCACATCCTTCTGGATGAGTTTCAGGATACCAACGGGCTTCAATGGGCAATAGCATCAAAGCTTGTCGAGGAGTGGCGCTCAGGATTGGGAGCAAAAAGGGAGATAGGCAAAACACCGACCTTGTTCCTTGTAGGTGACGTCAAACAATCCATATACCTTTTCAGGGGCGCCAACGTTGAGGTCTTCGAGCGAGCCAAGAGACAGATGAAGGAATGGATGCAGGAATCGTTTTCGATGGTTGTCATCCGCGAGAACTATCGGAGCCTGCCGTTGATAGTCGATTTCGTGAACGCTCTTTTTGCAAGGATAATGGACGGAAAAGGTGAAGACTGGCGCACTAAATACGAGGATTTTTCTTCGAGACGAACAGCCGATGATAAAGGGCATGTGGAGCTTCTACTTACTAATATGGAACCTGAAGCACTGACAAAAGAGCAAAAAGAAGCTGAAGCGCGCAACATTGCCTTAAGGATCAACGAGATCAAAGGTAAGCTTAAGGTCTACGATAAAGAGGAAGGGGAAGAGAGAGAAAGGGTATGCCGGTACGAAGACATCACAATACTTCTAAGAAGCCGGACGCATCTTGAAAGATACGAGGAGGCGCTTCAAGCTTACGGCATTCCCTTCGTCGTGGTTGGAGGCACAGGTTTTTACTCTTCACTTGAGGTTATACTGCTGAGGCAGCTCGTTGCTTTTTTATCCAACCCCTGTGATTCTCTTCGCCTGTACGGTGTGCTCCGTTCGGAACTTTTCAGGCTCGATGAATCAAGGATAATGAATTTGGCATTCCATGAAGGCATGAATCTCTGGGAAAAGCTTTCCATAAGCACAGCCCCGATAGAAAAGGAAGCCTTCGCGAGCCTCCTAAGATATTCAAAGAAGGTCGATTCGGAACCCTCGTCCATGCTGGTTGAAGAGATACTGAAGGAGAGGGGGTTTTGGTCTTGTCTCAATTCCGACCAACAGGCAGAGAACGTTCGTAAGTTTTTGAGAATACTTGAAGGTTTTGATGAGGAGGGGCTGTCGTTAATACGCATCTCGGAAAGACTTGAAAGAATGAGCACAAGGCAGGATGAACCTAAGGCTGCCGTGAATACCGAAGGCAGGGATGCCGTAAGGATAATGACCATTCACGGCGCAAAGGGGCTTGACTCAAAGGTTGTATTTCTTGCAGGTCTTGAGGAACCTTTTTCCAAGAGAAAGGACTTTCTTACTCGAAGAGAGGAGGGTGAGCGGGTGGTTTTCATGTTTACGGATCCTTTGAATAAAGAGCATCCCGAAAAGCTTCTCTGGGAAGCAAAACTAGCCGAGGAGCAGAAAAGACTCTTTTATGTCGCTTCAACAAGAGCAAGAGATGCGCTTTTCCTTTCAGGTGTCTGGACATCCAAGGCCACAGGATGGCTTTCCTACATGGTTGAAGGTCTCGGGCTTCGCGAGACTGAAAAAGGACTTCAACTCGTCGAAGCGCCGAAAGGCGTGATGGTGAACATTAAAAAGCCTCCGCCGGAGCACATTCCTGAGAAACCTGAGGCTTCTGAAGTAACTGAACGCAAAGCTATTCTTGAACGTTTGTGGCAAAGTGGCGAAAAAACGTACACTCGCGTCAGTGACGAGTATGAGGAAAACTACCACGAGTCAGGGGGGCTATTGAGATTCGGAGAGATTATCCACGTTATACTTGACAGAATATCAAGGGGTACGATTGAGCCGACACAAGACGACATCATGCGTGGTTTGCGGTCAATAATGCTTTCAATGGGTTTTGCTCCTTCAAGTATTCCAGCCTACCAGTGCCGTGTGATGGAACACGTGGAACTTCTCAGGGCGTCCGGTTTTCTTGAGCGGTTTATCACGCCTGGAGAAAACTCTGCTAGTGAAGTCCCATTTCTGCTCAGGGAAGGAAACAATATGATATCCGGACGGATAGACAGGGTGTTGATAAAACCTGAAGGTCTTGTTATAATCGACTACAAATCGTTTCCGTCGAATTTCGAGGATTCAGATAAACTCACAGAACAGATAAGGTGCTATGCAAGGGCCGCACAAGAGATATGGAAGAAGCCTCTTCTGGCTTGTTATATTCTATTTACTGCAGATGCCTGTCTTAAGGAGGTTATAATTGAGTAA
- a CDS encoding GTPase Era — MSKRAFVAIVGPPNVGKSTLLNSYLGMKLSAVSPRPQTTAQNILGIMTTNEGQLVFLDTPGLVQRSGAIYEFMRGQIDLALADADIALVMVEAGYEPSDEFAIFVRSLKKIVVLAINKVDLVKDKLELLPLIERYKELGLLEIHPVSALSSDGLTPLLNTLMVLAPEGEPYFPAEAPTTYPMRFFAAEALRESLFELYGEEIPYSVFVEIDEYREQEGRKDYIRAILYVERESQRPIILGKGGAAIKRLGTRARQKIEALSTRPCYLELHIKVAKDWRKDDGFVRRATKPPEAYLPE; from the coding sequence TTGAGTAAAAGAGCATTTGTTGCGATTGTGGGACCGCCTAACGTCGGAAAATCTACGCTTCTCAACTCATACCTCGGAATGAAGCTTTCCGCCGTATCGCCGCGACCGCAGACTACGGCTCAAAACATTCTCGGCATCATGACGACGAACGAAGGCCAGCTTGTTTTCCTTGATACCCCAGGGCTTGTTCAGCGTTCAGGAGCCATTTACGAATTCATGAGAGGCCAGATAGACTTGGCTCTGGCTGATGCCGACATTGCGCTTGTCATGGTAGAGGCAGGGTATGAGCCTTCCGACGAATTCGCCATATTTGTGCGTTCGCTCAAAAAAATCGTCGTTCTGGCAATCAATAAAGTCGATCTTGTTAAAGATAAGCTTGAGCTTCTTCCTCTTATCGAACGCTACAAAGAGCTGGGTCTCCTCGAGATTCATCCCGTATCGGCTCTTTCGAGCGACGGTTTAACCCCTCTCCTTAATACGCTTATGGTGCTTGCTCCTGAAGGAGAACCTTACTTCCCGGCCGAGGCGCCGACCACTTATCCCATGAGATTTTTTGCGGCTGAGGCGCTGAGGGAGTCGCTTTTTGAGCTTTACGGAGAGGAGATTCCCTATTCGGTGTTCGTAGAAATTGACGAGTACAGGGAGCAGGAGGGCCGCAAGGATTATATTCGCGCGATTCTTTATGTCGAGCGTGAATCGCAGAGACCCATCATTTTGGGTAAAGGTGGAGCGGCAATAAAAAGGCTTGGAACCAGGGCGAGGCAGAAGATAGAGGCTCTATCCACAAGGCCTTGCTATCTCGAGCTTCACATCAAGGTGGCGAAGGACTG